A genomic window from Candidatus Woesearchaeota archaeon includes:
- a CDS encoding HAD family hydrolase, with protein sequence MTNNFINLKNRKNKKQQKTQKRGHMNISGIIFDLDDTLYDCTGTVFARVVKHISTEIAPLLNCSPKKVFTTYQKILKQEPNVIKATHLVCKQLGAGKSAGAICSRAEKIYFLPALGITSIKLFPGVRTMLLRLRKKYKLGLVTFGGYERQNKKIDALKLRPLFHFIGVDQYSTLELTKRECFEDFLKKMNMAPADVICIGDKIADEIKIANQLGMTTVRVLQGRYAKAKPADDYEIPDYFVKKVTDAEKLIQRLSDKKVKA encoded by the coding sequence GTGACAAACAACTTTATAAATCTCAAAAACAGAAAAAACAAAAAACAGCAAAAAACACAAAAAAGAGGCCACATGAACATCAGCGGCATTATATTTGACTTGGACGACACGTTGTATGACTGCACCGGCACAGTGTTTGCCCGCGTGGTGAAGCACATTAGCACTGAGATTGCTCCTCTTCTGAACTGTTCCCCGAAAAAAGTGTTCACCACCTACCAAAAAATCCTCAAACAGGAGCCCAATGTAATAAAAGCAACGCACCTCGTCTGTAAACAGCTTGGTGCTGGAAAAAGCGCCGGTGCCATATGTTCGCGTGCAGAAAAAATCTATTTTCTTCCTGCTCTTGGCATTACCTCAATCAAATTGTTCCCCGGTGTCCGCACTATGCTGCTGCGCCTGCGAAAAAAATATAAGCTGGGACTGGTTACCTTTGGTGGGTATGAGCGCCAGAACAAAAAAATTGACGCGCTCAAGCTGCGCCCACTATTCCACTTCATTGGCGTTGACCAATACAGCACGCTCGAGCTGACCAAGCGCGAATGCTTTGAGGATTTCCTCAAAAAAATGAACATGGCTCCGGCAGATGTTATCTGCATTGGCGACAAGATTGCTGATGAAATAAAAATTGCCAACCAGCTCGGCATGACCACCGTTCGGGTATTGCAGGGCAGGTACGCGAAAGCAAAGCCGGCAGATGACTACGAAATTCCTGATTATTTCGTCAAAAAAGTGACTGACGCTGAAAAACTCATACAACGCTTAAGCGATAAAAAGGTGAAAGCATGA
- the sppA gene encoding signal peptide peptidase SppA encodes MEKQSPKTPWLTIILVLVVLSIFSVIIAGGIGMFLGMGGSETPGTGNVAIIPIEGPIVTTPSTGLGQRESVSDDVIGLIEKAQKDVSIKAIVFSINSPGGSPVASDEIATAIRQTNANKTTVALIRDLGASGAFWIATATNHVVANPASFTGSIGVIGSYLEFGNFLDDHNVTYRRLTAGKYKDMGSPFKTMTAEEQQLFQQSLDELHTLFINAVAENRKLSPETVRTLATGQFYTGIQAKKYGLVDDLGGIQEVRAYLKQQLKTDVKFVSFKKPKGLFERLASSFSNLGFSVGQGIGASLKEEPNTKMMV; translated from the coding sequence ATGGAAAAACAATCACCAAAAACACCGTGGCTGACTATCATTCTTGTGCTCGTGGTGTTGAGCATCTTCAGCGTGATTATCGCCGGCGGCATCGGCATGTTTCTCGGCATGGGCGGCAGTGAAACACCCGGCACGGGCAATGTCGCAATCATTCCGATTGAAGGCCCGATTGTCACCACACCAAGCACTGGACTGGGGCAACGCGAATCGGTATCGGATGATGTTATTGGCCTGATTGAAAAAGCACAAAAAGATGTCAGCATAAAAGCGATTGTCTTTTCCATTAATTCTCCGGGCGGCAGCCCGGTAGCATCGGATGAAATTGCAACAGCAATCAGACAGACAAATGCAAACAAGACAACAGTTGCGCTGATTCGTGACCTCGGTGCATCGGGCGCGTTTTGGATTGCAACTGCGACAAATCATGTTGTTGCGAATCCGGCATCATTCACCGGCTCCATTGGTGTCATTGGCTCGTATCTCGAATTTGGAAACTTCCTCGATGACCACAATGTGACCTACCGGCGGCTCACCGCAGGAAAATACAAAGACATGGGCAGCCCGTTCAAAACAATGACCGCGGAAGAACAGCAACTCTTCCAGCAAAGTCTCGATGAGTTGCACACGCTGTTCATCAATGCGGTTGCGGAAAACCGAAAGCTTTCACCAGAAACTGTGCGCACACTTGCGACTGGCCAGTTTTACACTGGTATACAGGCAAAGAAATATGGGCTGGTTGACGATCTTGGAGGTATACAAGAAGTGCGTGCATACCTGAAACAGCAACTGAAGACCGACGTCAAATTTGTGTCCTTCAAAAAGCCGAAGGGATTGTTTGAGCGGCTGGCAAGCAGCTTTTCAAATCTCGGCTTTAGTGTGGGGCAGGGAATTGGGGCGAGCTTGAAGGAAGAACCGAACACCAAGATGATGGTTTAA
- a CDS encoding RDD family protein: protein MKSVKRGLQLDTPTLPGHRVVALPAPWGRRILAFLIDLIILNIFVTGSFQNVIRKLLPADASYHTIQSALENQPALATAIFFVALLSGIFAVLYFSILESQLGYTVGKLFMQIRVAPLYHEPLTFWKCMVRSLMMIPVFPFIILWIADPLYALFSPLRQRLLEQWSKTMTVSYVVV, encoded by the coding sequence ATGAAGAGTGTAAAAAGAGGATTGCAGCTGGATACGCCGACACTTCCCGGCCATCGCGTGGTGGCACTGCCCGCGCCGTGGGGCCGCAGGATTCTCGCGTTTCTCATCGACCTTATCATTCTCAACATATTCGTGACCGGCTCGTTTCAGAATGTGATTAGAAAATTGCTGCCGGCAGACGCATCGTATCACACGATTCAGTCAGCGCTTGAAAACCAGCCAGCACTGGCAACGGCCATTTTTTTCGTTGCGCTGCTCTCCGGCATTTTTGCTGTACTCTATTTTTCCATTCTGGAAAGCCAGTTGGGATATACCGTCGGAAAACTGTTCATGCAGATTCGCGTTGCGCCGCTATACCATGAGCCGCTGACGTTCTGGAAATGTATGGTGCGCAGCCTCATGATGATTCCAGTATTCCCGTTCATTATCTTATGGATTGCTGACCCGCTGTATGCCTTGTTTTCGCCGCTCCGGCAGCGATTGCTGGAGCAGTGGAGCAAAACAATGACTGTGAGTTATGTCGTCGTATAA
- a CDS encoding HTH domain-containing protein, producing the protein MIRQQRITIVRIHQPPARNINDELQWFGSSLGLFGQRDKEKSCFRVFLELLKNAKRHRALTSDELAVRTNLSRGTVVFHLHKLAGTGLIIHTPGGYILRVANLEAVVEQLRKDINESCLELLNIAKEIDEELK; encoded by the coding sequence ATGATCCGCCAGCAGCGCATCACCATTGTGAGAATCCATCAGCCTCCGGCGCGCAATATTAACGACGAGCTGCAATGGTTTGGAAGCTCTCTCGGCCTGTTTGGCCAGCGTGACAAGGAAAAATCATGCTTCCGTGTCTTTCTTGAACTGCTGAAAAACGCAAAGCGCCACCGCGCGCTGACATCAGATGAGCTCGCCGTGCGCACGAACCTGAGCCGCGGCACCGTTGTGTTCCATTTGCACAAACTTGCTGGTACTGGCTTAATCATTCACACTCCAGGCGGTTACATTCTCCGCGTGGCAAACCTCGAAGCCGTTGTTGAACAGCTCCGGAAAGACATCAACGAATCCTGTCTTGAGCTTCTGAACATTGCGAAAGAGATTGATGAAGAACTGAAGTAG